The Parcubacteria group bacterium ADurb.Bin159 genome window below encodes:
- the frr gene encoding Ribosome-recycling factor, which yields MGTVPFFRPPQTRINKGLSHEKINFDTFFTKREILKKGQFLFTLPASRQVLFDQFIIMATTQNFLLETEEEFEKIFQFLKNDLMTLRTNRATIEMVSPILVDAYGIKTPLKQLAQISVEEGRTFVIEPWDKNVLKNIEESLARADLGATPLSKGGVIRLTLPSLSEERRKALLRLLREKLENSRQKARTVRDRIKEQIVASFKEKEINEDEKYRLIEELNKKISELNKKIELLGEEKEKEIMNI from the coding sequence ATGGGGACAGTCCCCTTTTTCCGACCTCCGCAAACCCGCATCAATAAAGGCTTATCTCACGAGAAAATCAATTTTGACACTTTTTTTACCAAAAGAGAGATTCTTAAAAAGGGGCAGTTCCTATTTACCTTGCCTGCTAGTAGGCAAGTACTATTTGATCAATTTATTATTATGGCTACAACACAAAATTTTTTACTTGAAACCGAAGAGGAATTCGAAAAAATTTTTCAGTTTTTGAAAAATGATTTAATGACTCTACGAACAAATAGGGCAACCATTGAAATGGTATCTCCAATTTTAGTTGATGCCTATGGTATTAAGACACCCTTAAAGCAGTTAGCTCAAATCAGTGTAGAAGAAGGGCGAACATTTGTTATTGAGCCTTGGGACAAAAATGTCTTGAAAAATATTGAAGAATCTTTGGCTCGCGCTGATTTGGGAGCAACTCCTTTAAGCAAGGGGGGAGTGATTCGTCTTACTCTGCCCTCCTTGTCAGAGGAAAGAAGAAAAGCCCTTTTGCGTCTTTTAAGAGAAAAATTAGAAAATTCTCGTCAAAAAGCAAGGACAGTTCGTGATCGCATCAAAGAGCAAATTGTCGCCTCTTTTAAAGAAAAAGAAATTAACGAAGATGAAAAATATCGACTTATTGAGGAATTAAATAAGAAAATATCCGAATTAAATAAAAAGATAGAACTTTTGGGAGAAGAAAAAGAAAAAGAAATAATGAATATTTAA
- the dnaX_1 gene encoding DNA polymerase III subunit tau, which yields MLVGHQKIIDYLTRSVFKNQIAHSYLFYGPKNIGKTSVAQYFAQTLLCSSFQKDGDKLIPCQKCEDCQKIAKNIHPDFLYLKGEEMSSLGIDDMRRVKAFFNLRPVKGKYKIALISEAEKLTEAAINSGLKLLEETAEGGVIILTSSNINRFPPTFFSRLQMLRFYPPSKTEIISWLKKQYPSYYPMAEELLFFSNLKPGLISSFLENKTMLSSFKNNLKEAIQFLISSDFEESISFFNDQSKLGDKLDSLLWAVHILILNKFNPEKTFKSFIGNLNLTDFSSQKLFSKTSKIFASKFYLERNVNPNLISNDLLF from the coding sequence ATGCTTGTCGGTCATCAAAAAATAATTGATTATTTAACTCGCTCTGTTTTTAAAAATCAAATAGCGCACAGTTATTTATTTTACGGGCCAAAAAATATAGGAAAAACTTCAGTGGCGCAATATTTTGCTCAAACTCTTCTTTGCTCTTCTTTTCAAAAAGACGGCGATAAATTAATTCCTTGCCAAAAATGTGAAGATTGCCAAAAAATAGCCAAAAATATTCACCCTGATTTTTTATATCTTAAAGGCGAGGAAATGTCGAGCTTGGGCATTGATGATATGCGGCGGGTTAAGGCATTTTTTAATCTTCGCCCTGTAAAAGGAAAATACAAAATTGCCCTAATAAGTGAAGCAGAGAAATTAACCGAAGCAGCTATAAATTCAGGCTTAAAACTTTTAGAGGAAACCGCTGAAGGGGGAGTAATTATACTTACCTCTTCTAATATCAACCGCTTCCCTCCCACTTTTTTTTCCCGTCTTCAAATGTTGCGTTTTTATCCCCCTTCAAAAACAGAAATCATCTCCTGGCTTAAAAAACAATATCCGTCTTATTACCCAATGGCTGAAGAATTATTATTTTTTTCCAATTTAAAACCGGGACTAATCAGTTCTTTTCTCGAAAACAAAACAATGCTTTCTTCTTTCAAAAATAATCTTAAAGAGGCAATCCAATTTTTAATTTCATCTGATTTTGAAGAATCAATATCTTTTTTTAATGATCAATCAAAATTAGGAGATAAATTAGATTCTTTACTTTGGGCAGTACATATTTTAATTTTAAATAAATTTAATCCAGAAAAAACATTTAAATCATTTATCGGCAATCTCAATTTAACAGATTTTTCTTCTCAAAAACTTTTTTCAAAAACTTCTAAAATTTTTGCCAGTAAATTTTATCTGGAAAGAAACGTCAACCCAAATTTAATTTCCAATGACCTTCTATTTTAA